From the genome of Nicotiana sylvestris chromosome 2, ASM39365v2, whole genome shotgun sequence, one region includes:
- the LOC104219076 gene encoding F-box protein At1g61340-like — MVLGKKCESYGSGLVRSTSFGRKRITVDVDFSPITTPMKKVCSHNSFFFCDDKSPLEALPQDILIRIVCGVDHDDLKRLFHVSRTIREATVIAKRWHFEYATPRKTLGFKNAIEDLGEFNDVEAPNAPRQLKIRKLKLSRKKLADISVALFASEEEEDDDDNWLQRKSFMQMDAEL; from the exons ATGGTATTGGGAAAGAAATGTGAAAGTTATGGGTCGGGGCTAGTGAGAAGTACCTCATTTGGGAGGAAAAGAATTACAGTGGATGTTGATTTCAGTCCAATAACAACACCTATGAAGAAAGTATGTAGTCacaattcatttttcttttgtgatGACAAGTCTCCTCTTGAAGCCTTGCCTCAAGATATTCTG ATAAGGATAGTGTGTGGAGTTGATCATGATGATTTAAAGAGGCTTTTCCATGTATCAAGGACAATTAGAGAAGCG ACTGTGATAGCAAAAAGGTGGCATTTTGAGTATGCAACACCAAGAAAGACGCTTGGTTTCAAGAATGCAATTGAGGATTTGGGTGAATTCAATGATGTTGAAGCGCCAAATGCTCCGAGGCAATTGAAAATTCGGAAGTTAAAGTTAAGCAGAAAGAAACTGGCTGACATTTCAGTTGCATTGTTTgcatcagaagaagaagaagatgatgatgataaCTGGCTGCAGCGGAAGTCATTTATGCAGATGGATGCTGAGTTATAG